Sequence from the Acropora muricata isolate sample 2 chromosome 10, ASM3666990v1, whole genome shotgun sequence genome:
GGACACGGTTAGGGTTTCAGTACCAAATACACTCACATTACTAGTCATAGCAAATATTTTGAGAAAACTGACGGTGTAGCCATGGACTGGCCAGTAGGGCTAATGTTAGTTAATATGTTCATGTGCTACTTTGAAGAAAAGTGGGTCATGAACAGTAACGTTCGTTTTTCTTGTTATGTGGTTCGGATACGCTGATGACACCTTCAACATGTTTGAGATACTGCCTTAACATTTCGTCTATAAAACTCTTAGCTGCCGCCACGATAGCATTTATTTCACAATTGATTTCGAGAAAATCAACGAAATTTCCTTTGTATCTGGATATTTTTTGTTAAAtgctcaacaacaacaattcttTCATGACATCAATTTACCGAACGAATAGCTTCCCTGCCCTCTACGCCAAATGGGACTCCTTCACGCCTCAGGCAAGTACAAAGTCAATATCATTAGCACACTTGTTTATCGAATGGGTTACTTATCGTATGGAGCTGCTGAACCTTCCTCCAATGTTAAAATGGTCTGAACATCAGGTCTTTCATAAGAGAACCCAAAGTTAGGTTTTCTCGGCAGAATCAAGAGCGTAATTAAGTATAATTCGTATACCATGCATGTCTTGTTTACACAAAACGCATTGTGCTCCATAGCTTCCCTTTGACTGAACTAACAAGGCATGGGGTAACGTTTGATTGATCACGACAATACGAGTAGATCTTGTCTATAAAAATGCAGAGAAACTTAAGCGTGTGAAGCACCTCTGGGATGCCCAAGCACCATAAGATGGTAACGCACCTGAAGGGAGCCAAGAAACTCAAGGAACCCAAGTGACTCAAGAAAGCcgagcacctcaagtacggtaAGCAAGAGTAAGCAAAGCAAACAAAGGACATAACGCAAGGCCCTAGTCAAGATTCTACGGTAAATGATATGTCCCTATACACCTCATTCCTACTttcttaattatctctcaaagtgggtgaaatgtttctttctttcgGGTTCGTACGGTGGTCCACAAGGggcatgctgcaaattaaaaaataaaaaataaaatacagttgctgtaaattaaaaaacgttgcttcaaataatataaaataaagttgctacAAATCGAAACATCAGAAGTGtacgcgcgcactgaaggaaggaggagtggctagatgagcaacctttttaaaTTCCTTTGTTGCCGGTAATTCatcattgcaagtgactgcagaagcagatgtcatATGTTCTTGTTGTAtaaggttctttttttttctattaatatttatacaggaatgtccaatttagcaaagctagtttaaatggagtcctgtttttatgagtcaatttctgaggagggaggaaaccggagtgcccggaggaaaccctcgaagtcaggttgagatcgactgaaacgcaatccacatacaacacttgtagtagaggtggaaggcgtgaatgATGTCCGCTACGCCATCCTAAcatcccaaggagtacagcacagggtattatatcgagatggtcacccatccagatatcaaccccgtccaacagggcttaacttcggtgaacaaacgggaaccggtgttttccctttggtgatagccgtacctcacctgtagtgagtttaattattgactttttgcgcaagagtctgcgggaggaaatatctTAGACTTTTtttgggtattttataatcaatttttcgggcatgtgtctgcgggatcaaatatttcgtgttcttttagagcaatTTATTACTGAAATTGTgtgcaagtgacagcgggatcaaatgttttaggttcttttagtgcattttgttataaattttgtgagcaaatgtttgaagatttttagtgtatcatatgAATGATTTTGTGCAACAGTtactgcggaagcaattgctatatttctttcagtgtattttatcattgatttttatGCGCAAATGGCTAcaagagcagtgatgatttcgcgggtaactgcatcagggagtggcatgagtggcgtcctagcttttgtcttattttttcataaattttgcgcaagtgactgcgggagtcggcgtttttcttagatcattttactagctttaactgaaactttgcttCTCtttagtattgattcgtttttcctgttgtttccctttttggttagaacaaatgtaagatggttggaatttcgttagttcaaattaccatatgacttgatctgcattcgctttgttcttagcccgtagaactgagttagCTTTCAACATTGAtccttttttaatcattttccgTTTCATAGCCCTTTTCAAGtttatatttctttaatatttgatcttttttgaagtatTGTTtcggatgaaacagatccaaggtagtgtgagggtcaaaattaatgaatacgttcatgcatgctCCGAGTTCCTTTCGTTCAGTTcacttcttctcattttcaatttcttcccccaaattaaccatttttactattttacgtctctacacggcttgcaagatgtggaaaatcactgcgctcacttgagagatatcgagttgaagactggtagaaaaatttcatatctccgctttccacatgtattattctctatataattggattggagagcatgaaattacaaaactaaaacaaaaaacatttgcTTCGAacccagaaaaaaggacacaaaaacaagcacaaaaagacatgaatgacagaaaatggactatttgatattttcagcgtaaacgccatctattttgcaccggTAGTCACCagaacgtaccgtatgaaaagcaaacaaggggtctgagccttgagtGAGTGTCTTTGTTTGAGCGCGTGctcaattgttaaatatgctctgcattagtacacacctgagcgtaccacatggagaaaatatctagaagactgttctatatatatagaaattggtgcCACTATGAGTCGAGCTAAGTGGATGactgggatctgtctcatatggtctaggggccgacttatctctccctccctgcctgtcggtgacgataggtatctgaaccttagctcacaaaagcgacccacgggccgaaatctcgggggaaatcgtttggtacgacgctctggcaccacgtccagaggtactgttgtcttggtgtttcgcttgcgcatgcgcaggttccctctaactctagttcttaccatattcgtgggaatgaaatgaattgcgtagggtcaagtaaATACATGACAGTtcactcgtgccagtttccttaacatgcgggcggatcagtcatctagctggttgatcagaacttccttcccaaaatcgaccattttgtaaccaatgaatttctagtttctaaagaaactgtggtgctgcgtcggtgggagagatcaaaacaaaaatttggttttatcaaacgagttgataaaggttgaattaccaccgtgaaagatttagaaagctgacgtttcgagcgttagcccttcgtcagagcgaatagaggaattgtgggttgttgtggtttatataagagtgtagaggagcttcgccattggtgaagatatggtcacatgaagttttgaataaattagtggaatgagaggcgttcattgattccgcggggagagagtgtacccagttgaaaaattaatttttgttcgagatttttgcggctttctgtgttcccgtggtgtaagtaaagtccgcaaatagtcatgttgtggtgggagtggttaggaagattgaaatggcgcgcgactggtttggatgcatctgtgttgttttgttgtgcgtctcgtaggtgttcgcggaagcggtccgccagtctcctccctgtttcgcctatgtagattttcttgcatagcgtgcaggttatacaatagatgacatttgaggagatgcaagtgaaatggtctgtgactttgacggatcgattgggtcctgagatgttaactgtgttggaaataaagggacaagttttgcatcgtgtgcgtttgcatgtgaaggttcctggtttgttgttaaacttgaatgcgctcctgactaagaaattgcctaagtttttgtcgcgtttgaatgaaatgagcggtggtaaagaaaatatgtgtttagtttcgggatcattgctgagaattttgaagtttttgagaatgacatttttgattgcgaggttttgcgggtggtaggtaagtgtgaatggaattctgtcggtttcttcgttctgcgaagtttgtagggcggtctctcggtcgatttcttgggcgcggtgtttgcctgtggttaccgcggagtcagggtagccgcgttttttgaaaaactggcacatttcctcgcatttgttgttaaagtctgtgtcgtcactgcagaggcgtctcagtctgagaaattgagagaatgggatggcattttttacgtgttgtggatgagaggacgaatgtagcaagtagttatgagaatcagttggtttgtagtgtacgctagtggataaaccgttgtcgttgatagaaagtttgatgtcgaggaaagctaatgaattttcggaaatttcccaggtgtattttagagccgggtgaaaggaattgactgagttaataaataggttaagttcttctttgctggatgaagtggcgccgacgcagtcatcgatgtagcgcttgtaaagatcaggttttggtccgtggtagttggagaaaaatttgttttctatgaagcctacgaagaggttggcgtagctaggtcccattttggttcccattgcaacaccgttgatttgtttgtagtagttgtcaccaaacgaaaaacagttgagtgtgagaaccaattcagctagccggagtaaggtttccgagcttggttttttgataggacgttgattaaaaaagtatttgagtgcttggaggccttcattgttgggaattacagtgtataaagatgttatgtccatagtgaaaatgattttgttctcccctgagaaattgaaattacggaatgtttcgagtgcgtggttgctgtctttgatatatgaaggtagtgatttgactatgggtgtcatgactttgtctaaatagctcgagataagttcagtagggcaactgcatgctgaaacaattggacggcctgggttgttgggtttgtgaattttaggtttgaaataaatgcacgaggtcctaggagtagtgataatgagattctgagcggtgacgggtagttcttgttttgttatgagttcctgaatggtgtctttgacaattttttggttggcgggagttaggtctttgttgactttggtgtaaaaagttgggtccgaaagttggcgaattgcttcttgttggtagaggtcggtgcgccaaacgactgtcgcgccgcctttgtcggctgctttgatgacaaggtcatttcggtttttgagatttatgagggcagtccattcttctttggagaggttggagagtttggtgttgcaattagattttagtttatgaacatcatggcggcattttttgatgaaatagtctattgatgcgaattggccctctggcggagtccattttgattttttagcggttagtgtttcaaaggcatctttttctgtgttgtcagatttgtcttctttgttatggaaaaatgctttaagctgaacgcggcggagaaatttttcgacatcttgtctggtagtgaattcgtcgcttttcttggatatgggaacgaagtgtaattcccaacaatgaaggcctccaagcactcaaatacttttttaatcaacgtcctatcaaaaaaccaagctcggaaaccttactccggctagctgaattggttctcacactcaactgtttttcgtttggtgacaactactacaaacaaatcaacggtgttgcaatgggaaccaaaatgggacctagctacgccaacctcttcgtaggcttcatagaaaacaaatttttctccaactaccacggaccaaaacctgatctttacaagcgctacatcgatgactgcgtcggcgccacttcatccagcaaagaagaacttaacctatttattaactcagtcaattcctttcacccggctctaaaatacacctgggaaatttccgaaaattcattagctttcctcgacatcaaactttctatcaacgacaacggtttatccactagcgtacactacaaaccaactgattctcataactacttgctacattcgtcctctcatccacaacacgtaaaaaatgccatcccattctctcaatttctcagactgagacgcctctgcagtgacgacacagactttaacaacaaatgcgaggaaatgtgccagtttttcaaaaaacgcggctaccctgactccgcggtaaccacaggcaaacaccgcgcccaagaaatcgaccgagagaccgccctacaaacttcgcagaacgaagaaaccgacagaattccattcacacttacctaccacccgcaatacctcgcaatcaaaaatgtcattctcaaaaacttcaaaattctcagcaatgatcccgaaactaaacacatattttctttaccaccgctcatttcattcaaacgcgacaaaaacttaggcaatttcttagtcaggagcgcattcaagtttaacaacaaaccaggaaccttcacatgcaaacgcacacgatgcaaaacttgtccctttatttccaacacagttaacatctcaggacccaatcgatccgtcaaagtcacagaccatttcacttgcatctcctcaaatgtcatctattgtataacctgcacgctatgcaagaaaatctacataggcgaaacagggaggagactggcggaccgcttccgcgaacacctacgagacgcacaacaaaacaacacagatgcatccaaaccagtcgcgcgccatttcaatcttcctaaccactcccaccacaacatgactatttgcggactttacttacaccacgggaacacagaaagccgcaaaaatctcgaacaaaaattaatttttcaactgggtacactctctccccgcggaatcaatgaacgcctctcattccactaatttattcaaaacttcatgtgaccatatcttcaccaatggcgaagctcctctacactcttatataaaccacaacaacccacaattcctctattcgctctgacgaagggctaacgctcgaaacgtcagctttctaaatctttcacggtggtaattcaacctttatcaactcgtttgataaaaccaaattttcattttgtaacCAGTTTACTTGCTTTttttacgtttgatctgagacttcgcgcgtgactgactgcaggagattttatacttggttttaatacATTTCATCGTTGATTtagcgcagaagtgactgcgagaaaagactttttactaccctttgttgcattttatcgttgattttgcgcgtgcggcgtgactgtggaagcaaatcttttacttccttttcttgttttcgaaagactttacacgccagtgactgtggaggcagatattttaagttcttcaATTGTATTTTatgactgattttgcaagagagcaactgccgaagaagatttcttaggttcttgtaggaagtatattttatcattgatttcgtgCGTAAGtcgctggagaagcactgagagtctttaaaatttttctctAAGTATTTCAcaattgattttatgagcaattgactaCTGGAGCAGAtattttaggttagtgtagtggTTTTgccattgattttgtgcgcaggtgactgcccgggcagatatgttgcgttctttctttgaatgttttcattgattatgtgcacaagtaactgcggtagcggatgttttcaAGTTTTGTGATGCATTTTATCGCTTATTTTAGGCgcaattttatgataattaggatcacatatccaaacctcctcggttgtgatttcctttgttttctcttcattaaTCATTCATGTATTTGAGAACgacaccaacctcgttcccaaggtccTTTCTCTACAACGAAGTACAGGaaggaccctgggaatgaggttggaaCGACACTTGACGACTCCTAATCGTCCTGTGAAAGCTTCAAAATCGGCAAAATTACCACAAGGGAAGTTCGGGGCGAGGGGAACGGAAATGACCACAAAGGCCTTCGAGAACGATCGATCTACATTAATTGTCGTTTTGACATCGGGCGCCCTCGTTCCAGGCCAACCAAAAGTGTCTACACATTAGCGACGCATCGTTTCGTAAACTCTGCCCCGTTTACTGGGGATAACACTCCGGCGAACTAGACTCAATTAAATAAAGTCGACCCAGCTTAACTGTTTATTGTTTGCGCATATTCACTCAGTTATAACGAGTGTGTAAAGGGCTGCTTTGGAACCTTACAACGAAGTCGCTATTGATATACTGTATTCTTTACAAAGAGATTGGCTAAGCATTATATTAAGTAAGGGCACCAAAGGTTGTGTCAATTGCGGACTGACCCATACCTGGAAACTGTAAAAACTATACCTATTACCTAGAGAATCAGAATTTTCTGAACTAAAATGTTCATTGCTTCTTGATGTAATGCGATAACCGTCATACACGTACTAAACTCGTTGCCTGCGACACGCTCACAGTTCctaaaatagggagtttaagaagctacgacggctgctgcagcgaaaacgtcatgttaaaatagaactttgcgttaggttaagtgttttgcgagtTTTCCATGTGGGtcacaaaataggcgaagtgtactttcgcttgcttggcacgaatggttttcatgtgaaGGCAGAAAACGAAAGATTTACTGGTGCGGACTCACCTAGTCGTCAGAACCTCcaatgtgaaaatttcacgtcgtcaatTGACAGACAACGTCAAAAAATCGCACCAAAAGGTGTGCTGCACGTGGAACACGAttctttttcctcattcaaacaataaaatcattgatttgtagcgttgccgttgctgtcatcgtttcttaaactccctaatctctagtttctacgcttcgcgtatccacgagtttaaAAGGGATCAATTTTCTCCATGGCAAAATTCTAGATTATCTGATTTTCCTGCAAAGTGTATTGGAAAATCCTGCACGATATTTCCTAGCAGATCGAGAGCTGCATCGAAAACCTATTCCTTTGAAGATGCGCTCCAGAATCGGAAACACCTGAGGATAGAAAAACAAATCTTAAGAGAGAGTTCGGGTACATCATTCATATTTTAAGTCACCTTTGACCTTAGCTTGACGATGTTTTTAAACTGCCTGTAGTAACATTCTCAAATAAACTGAATAAAAGGCAACTGCCACCAGTTTATTAACATTTGCTCTATATAATTTTCTGTCGCATTTAACTActatatttgtttgaaaaatacagCAAATTTTTATACAAAATACTCTGTATCACTTAGCCGAGATGCTAACGTCGCGTTAAGGGCTCCAATTTCTGATTTCTCTACCATATCGAAAGAATCATTGTTAGACCTTTCACAAACAGCACAAACAACATTTGCCGCCGCGCAGGAGTGGATGAAGCGGATACAAACGAAGAAAACTGCGACGACGGCAAACCGATGACTTCGACCACACAAAGAACTCGGACACCCAAGTGAAGTCAGAATGGACGTGAGAAAAAATCACTATCGTCAGCCGATTACGCTCGTGATTTCTTCATCCCGTGTCGATTGAGCCCCCTTGGGGATATCCCATCCGAGTCCCCGCTAACTCGAGTTgttgttgcttaaactcccacACATTTTATACTACAAAACAACTGAAAGTTCTCAATCATTTTATCATTTGGAACAACAAAACTGCATGTCCACTCACTAATTTCCTATGCCTGGCTTCACCAGCGAAATTTTATCGTGAcatttgattggttcattccTTTACTGTGATTGGTCAACCTAAGTACAGGTTTCGAGTTATCTAGCCAATAGGATTTTACCTCTCTAATTTTATTTGTCGTTCAGTTCTAATCTTCGTCTTCTTCTGATGAAACAACACTAGGAGGAGGGGAAGACGGCAAAAGCCCACACGACATCATGTCTTCTTCTGACATGCACTTTGGATCCATAGCACTAAATCGCTTTCCCATGAACTGCCGAAGGTGGATCTGTGTGAGAAAGTCAAGATACGTATCTCAACCTGAGTGACTCGCTCAGAATAGGAAGGATTCGCACACGTGTTTGTTGACAGACGCAGTCTATTAGAATATCAACTTGGTGCGCGGTTAATATTCTCACCTGAAGGTACAAATTTACATCGGCACTTCGGCAAAGGTAAGGGAAGTTTCCACCATTCTTGAGATGAGCTCGTTTTGCATCAGGGTAGCATTTGTAGAGTTCATCTTTTACGGGCTGTGATAACGCACAATCATCAAAAACCTGAAAAGTCCACAGGTCACATTTTCAGCGATGAATTTTGGTATGCTTTCCAGAACGACTCAGTTTCTAAGGGAGATATTAAACATCTTCCTAACCACGTTTTCTCCATCTGTTCTGTAAGTTAAGGCACCTTGTTTTTTTCCGCCTAAATTCATGGCCCTCGTGCTTCGCATTcgggccataaattgaagtggaacAAACGCGGTAACTAACAATAGAGTCTTTAAGATAGAGGAACGCGGACGCCTTAAAGAACGCCACGGTCGAAGAGGGCCTGGGTCGACCCTACGATAGTCGTGGTCGTCCGCGGCGGGAAAATTAagttaagaatttgattttacGACGCGAGTtcttttttgttcagttttctcGACACCGAAATGGCTTCCTTAAAAAAAACTTTCGAAGCTTTACGGCCCTCGAACTCGTTTAGTATGAGGCATATATTTATTCGAGattcgtgaaaaaaaaatacacaaaaggCCGCCAATTAAGTGTGGACGAGGGCAGAAGGTGCAAATCTCTAGGGGTGTGGCATGTCTCATACGAGAAATCTTCTAAAGGAACCTGTCGCATAACCATTGGCTTCAGTATTTAGCATCTTTTCCACTCAACCAGTCCCACTGTGTACTTACATCAATAAGGGTTGTTGGAATTCCATTCAATTTTTGTGGTTCAACGTAAGAGTTCAAACAATTGAGCGTCAGTCTTGATGCCAACTCACTTCTTCCTAAACTTTCAAGCTACGAAGACAAAAAGTAAAATCCACACTGTGGATAAACTCGTGCAGTTTTGattattttaagttttctttcttaaagTCAACAGAATGACCTTTTAGGCTGATCTCAAACTTAACATCTCTACAAAATTGAGCAGGAATTTCGCCACTTGGCTCTTAAAAAGCGTGAATTTCGCACTTGTTTATGCTAGGTTCTCCCTTGGACGCCATTTTGTTCCATGGATGATGAGCACGGCATTATGGGAATTGAAAACTATTCCCAGAGTCCCATGGTCGAGATAACGAAGGGACCTCTCCTTTGAATAATGACTCGTTTCCCATGCATTCGCAAAAGACAcaattgtaaaaaaaacaaatgcaagATTTAGCGGAGCAAATGTTCTGCCAGGATATTAAAATTGTttggggtggaagcggaataatgaattaaaaaaaaaaaaaagaaaatagaaggaATATTTTGCGATCGAACAGTCGGGATAAATAATTTTACGGTTTTCcttaaaaataatgaatataAATGCGCCCGACTTctaaacttaaaaaattaattttaaaaaagtcaACGCTGAACGATGATCAATTCGAAAAGAAATGGAAGGAATAATGACAAAtgagatccaattattccgtcatcagggctgcaaataacggccggtcaacggacaatgtccggtcaaaaataggttttgtccggtcaaatccttagatgaccggacaatttgtccggtcgtttacgctggtgAGGAAAAACTTgagtttcaaggtttaaatatttaaaggttcaatgttattattatcaatgtttatCCGGCCAAAAGTGGGATATGTCCgaggaaaaataggtttgaccggcCAATTTGACCGGtgccagccgggaaattatttgcagccctgcgcGATCAAAAAATAACTCGGAGAAAATGAGATTGCTCTTTCCTCTACAAAGCACTATTATCTTGGAAAGTCTGAACATCAGGGTGTAGAACGATTATCTCTTTCCTTTGTAAGAGGGTGATGCACCGCTTTTCCTTGTTTAATCTGTTTTCCACTTACTCTTTCAACCATAAAATCAATGGAATCCGCGATGTCTTCATCTACTTCCTGCGCTGTGAAATTATTCATTATCATCTTCTTTAAAACGAAAGCAGGCATCACCCAGAACCTGGATAATAAAAtataaagatatatatatatatatatatatattttttttttttgacaaaggTAACCTTTTGTCAAAGCCAACCTTGAACAGATTTGGGTGTAGAATTTTAAAGGAATTGTTTTGGatataaatatacatattttttcagtttgatttttatcttttgcaataaataaatttatttcaatttaaacaaaaagaaggGATAGCAAACTCAAGTGAAGTCctaataaaaatgaaatgaaagtcaaagtaaaatgaaattaagacaaaattaatttttcaacgtcAGCGATAGCTGCCAATGCCAATACCAGGCTGCAACCTTCTCTGTAGGGAGATtcactttgattgaaaaagatcatctgggtgattggagtcctgagaaggactgttctCAGGTCTCCAATCACCCtaatgatctttttcaatcaaggtatgttactcctgggttcaaaccatttccttATCCGAGATTCACTATGTAAATCTGCAAAGCAGTAGTTAGCATAGTAGTGAGGGAACAGATTTCAGTGCCTCCCACCAACTTGTCCCTCAGATGATTCCTGACTAGACGTCATATGGGCTTTGAGTTAGTTGGTTTTCCAGTCATTTCTGATTTTTTCCCTGGTCGTTATGTTTGCCCATCATTTGATTTTGTTGCATTGAAGCTGATTAACTTTGTACTCTTTCCAATCGTTCAGGAGGACACTTGTCCTGAATTGAAAAATCCTCAGCCTTTACTATCATCACTTTTGGTATTATTGCAGGACTGCAAATAACTGTCGGGGAGGCATTACTCACGTTGTACGGTCAAACAAGTTTCTGATCGGACACGACCCGTTTTTGGTCCTCGTAACTCTTGCGATAGTGAACCCAGATTGCACAGTGATTCTTTCATTACTAAAATACAACTGAATCCAAGTCGGTTTggcaataaaaattacaagttaaTAGTCTTGCCACTCTTTACTTTTCGCACTTGACAACGAATGATGCGTTGAGTTATTATT
This genomic interval carries:
- the LOC136887571 gene encoding maspardin-like; translation: MASTLSAIAQSQEYISFRSTVPLRRIVVDSSDEKEWLLYDAGPRSVRCPLICLPPASGTADVFFKQILTLSSLGYRVISVEYPTYWTYSEWTEGFLRLLDFLKLDEVHLFGASLGGFLAQKFAELTFKSPRVHSLILCNAFADTSVFQQTATASTFWVMPAFVLKKMIMNNFTAQEVDEDIADSIDFMVERLESLGRSELASRLTLNCLNSYVEPQKLNGIPTTLIDVFDDCALSQPVKDELYKCYPDAKRAHLKNGGNFPYLCRSADVNLYLQIHLRQFMGKRFSAMDPKCMSEEDMMSCGLLPSSPPPSVVSSEEDED